From Anaeromusa acidaminophila DSM 3853, the proteins below share one genomic window:
- a CDS encoding hemerythrin family protein — protein sequence MLANNNHPEVLLQKEQHVQFLNKIGEFKESVDKGKLNTSVEMLTFLNNWFLNHIMKVDIKYKK from the coding sequence ATGTTAGCGAATAATAACCACCCGGAAGTTTTATTGCAAAAAGAGCAGCACGTTCAATTTCTCAATAAAATTGGAGAATTTAAGGAAAGCGTAGATAAGGGAAAACTTAATACGTCTGTTGAGATGCTAACTTTTCTAAATAATTGGTTTTTGAACCATATTATGAAAGTAGATATAAAATATAAAAAATGA
- a CDS encoding ArsR/SmtB family transcription factor, with translation MEKAIAKITADYFKAVSHPIRVKIVKLLATNELCVQDIVNDLEIEQSNLSQHLSVLKKQGIVSSRNAGTRVIYWLNSPSPNKIISEVEEVLKTQIKQNQELLKRFG, from the coding sequence GTGGAAAAAGCTATAGCAAAAATAACAGCAGACTATTTCAAAGCGGTGTCTCACCCTATTCGCGTCAAAATAGTCAAGCTATTAGCAACAAACGAGCTCTGTGTACAGGACATAGTGAATGACCTGGAAATTGAACAATCAAACCTATCTCAACATTTAAGCGTGTTAAAAAAGCAGGGTATTGTTAGTTCACGAAACGCCGGAACACGAGTCATATATTGGTTAAATAGTCCCTCCCCAAATAAAATCATCTCAGAAGTTGAAGAAGTTTTAAAAACTCAGATAAAGCAAAATCAAGAATTATTGAAGCGTTTTGGTTAA
- a CDS encoding Ada metal-binding domain-containing protein, translating into MLASSVALGSDYIGNSNSHKFHYASCRYVSRMSETHKIFFESRDEAIDAGYVPCKVCRP; encoded by the coding sequence ATGTTGGCCAGCTCCGTCGCCCTTGGGTCCGACTACATAGGCAACAGCAACAGTCATAAATTCCACTATGCAAGCTGTCGTTATGTAAGCCGCATGAGCGAGACCCATAAGATTTTTTTCGAAAGCCGAGACGAGGCGATCGATGCAGGGTATGTGCCGTGCAAAGTTTGTCGCCCCTAA
- a CDS encoding bacteriohemerythrin — MALQGWESKFALNVPAMDADHQKLVSMISSLYDSMKKGESKQVVSRLVTELNSYASTHFENEEKC, encoded by the coding sequence ATGGCTTTACAAGGATGGGAAAGTAAGTTTGCTCTTAATGTTCCTGCAATGGATGCGGATCATCAGAAACTGGTTTCTATGATTTCTTCATTGTATGATTCGATGAAGAAAGGCGAGAGCAAGCAAGTCGTTTCTCGACTAGTAACTGAACTAAACAGTTACGCATCTACTCACTTTGAAAATGAGGAAAAATGTTAG
- a CDS encoding DUF898 family protein produces the protein MQGSFEFRGSGLGYFWLLLWTGFLSVITLGLYFPWAYSAQQRWITANTYVNGKRLVFNGTGIGFFGQWLLIMILTFITLGLYAPWGYCQFKRWETSNTEFE, from the coding sequence ATGCAAGGTTCTTTTGAGTTTCGCGGATCTGGATTAGGCTATTTCTGGCTCCTATTATGGACAGGCTTTCTATCAGTCATCACACTGGGTCTATACTTCCCCTGGGCCTATTCCGCTCAACAGCGCTGGATCACCGCTAACACCTACGTCAACGGTAAACGCCTTGTTTTCAACGGCACTGGTATTGGTTTCTTCGGGCAATGGCTGCTTATTATGATTCTAACCTTTATCACACTGGGATTATATGCACCATGGGGATATTGTCAATTTAAACGTTGGGAGACGAGCAATACGGAGTTTGAGTAA